A single genomic interval of Zobellia nedashkovskayae harbors:
- the gmd gene encoding GDP-mannose 4,6-dehydratase: MKKCLITGITGQDGAYLAEFLLKKGYQVHGLKRRSSLFNTDRIDHLYQDPHVEGRNLHLHYGDMTDSTNLIRLIKEIEPDEIYNLAAMSHVAVSFETPEYTANADGIGTLRILDAVRLLGLEKKTRIYQASTSELYGKVQEVPQSETTPFYPRSPYAVAKMYAYWITVNYREAYGMYACNGILFNHESPIRGETFVTRKITRAASRIALGLQDKIYLGNLDAKRDWGHAKDYVRMMWMILQADEAEDWVIATGKTTTVRDFVKMSFAHAGIEVAFKGEGVDEVGTVVSCSNPDYQVEIGKEIVSVDPRYFRPTEVDLLIGDPSKANNKLGWIPKYDLKDLIEDMMQSDLKLMKKDTYLKEGGYRIMNYFE; encoded by the coding sequence ATGAAAAAATGTTTGATTACAGGAATTACAGGACAAGATGGAGCATACTTGGCTGAATTTTTATTAAAAAAAGGATATCAAGTTCACGGACTTAAAAGAAGATCCTCTCTTTTTAATACTGATCGAATTGACCACTTATATCAAGATCCACATGTTGAAGGTAGAAACCTTCATCTTCACTACGGTGACATGACGGATAGTACCAACCTTATTCGCCTTATAAAGGAAATAGAACCGGACGAAATTTACAACTTGGCGGCAATGAGCCACGTTGCGGTATCTTTTGAGACTCCAGAATATACTGCAAACGCAGATGGTATAGGTACTTTACGTATTCTAGATGCTGTACGTCTTTTAGGTCTGGAGAAAAAAACCAGAATCTATCAGGCTTCAACTTCTGAACTATACGGAAAGGTACAAGAAGTACCTCAATCGGAAACTACCCCGTTTTACCCTCGTAGCCCTTATGCTGTTGCAAAAATGTATGCCTATTGGATTACAGTAAACTATCGTGAGGCTTACGGAATGTATGCTTGTAACGGTATACTTTTTAACCATGAATCTCCTATTCGTGGGGAAACTTTTGTAACTCGTAAAATTACAAGAGCTGCTTCTAGAATTGCATTAGGTCTTCAAGACAAGATATACTTAGGTAACCTTGACGCTAAAAGAGACTGGGGACACGCAAAAGATTACGTAAGAATGATGTGGATGATTCTTCAGGCCGATGAGGCAGAAGATTGGGTAATTGCCACTGGTAAAACCACCACTGTTCGTGATTTCGTAAAAATGAGTTTCGCCCATGCAGGTATAGAAGTTGCATTTAAAGGTGAAGGTGTCGATGAAGTAGGAACTGTAGTTTCTTGTAGCAACCCTGATTACCAAGTAGAAATAGGAAAAGAAATTGTTTCTGTAGACCCAAGGTACTTTAGACCTACAGAAGTTGATTTACTTATTGGTGATCCAAGCAAAGCAAATAATAAATTAGGATGGATTCCTAAATACGATTTGAAAGATTTGATCGAAGATATGATGCAAAGCGATTTAAAATTGATGAAGAAAGACACTTACTTAAAAGAAGGTGGCTACAGAATCATGAACTATTTCGAATAG
- a CDS encoding GDP-L-fucose synthase family protein, translated as MNKDAKIYIAGHRGLVGSAILKKLKAEGFSNFVLKTHAELDLIDASAVASFFAEEKPEYVFLAAAKVGGIVANNTYRADFIYANLMIQNNIVHHSYVNNVKKLLFLGSTCIYPKECPQPMKEDYLLTDTLEYTNEPYAIAKIAGIKLCESYNLQYGTNFISVMPTNLYGPNDNFDLEKSHVLPALIRKMHLGRALEAQDWDNVRKDLNERPIEGVDGKSSESDIYTILEKYGVKKTGDKMSVEIWGSGKPMREFLWSEDMADACIFIMKSRDFKDTYNSGEKEIRNTHINIGTGKDLSIRELAESIKNMVGFEGSLNFNADKPDGTMKKLTDVSKLHGLGWKHSIDLKEGIEKMYSWYRSK; from the coding sequence ATGAACAAGGACGCAAAAATTTATATTGCAGGACATAGGGGTCTTGTTGGTAGCGCCATTCTTAAAAAGCTGAAAGCAGAGGGTTTTTCTAATTTTGTATTGAAAACCCATGCTGAACTTGATTTGATTGATGCTAGCGCTGTCGCTTCATTTTTTGCCGAAGAAAAACCTGAATACGTTTTTCTTGCTGCGGCTAAAGTGGGTGGTATTGTTGCCAATAACACCTATAGGGCAGATTTTATTTACGCTAACCTTATGATTCAGAACAACATTGTTCACCATAGTTACGTGAACAATGTGAAAAAACTTCTGTTTTTGGGTAGTACTTGTATTTACCCAAAAGAGTGTCCGCAACCCATGAAAGAAGATTATCTTCTTACTGACACTTTAGAATATACTAACGAACCATACGCTATCGCAAAGATTGCAGGTATTAAATTGTGCGAGAGCTACAATTTACAATACGGAACAAATTTTATTTCCGTAATGCCTACCAACCTTTACGGTCCTAATGATAATTTCGATTTAGAGAAGTCGCATGTATTGCCTGCTCTAATTAGAAAAATGCACTTAGGTAGAGCGTTGGAAGCTCAAGATTGGGACAATGTTCGAAAAGATTTGAACGAACGTCCAATCGAAGGTGTAGATGGTAAATCTAGTGAATCTGATATCTATACAATTCTTGAGAAATACGGTGTAAAAAAGACCGGTGACAAGATGAGTGTGGAGATTTGGGGAAGCGGGAAGCCTATGCGTGAGTTTCTGTGGTCAGAAGATATGGCCGATGCATGTATTTTCATAATGAAAAGTAGAGATTTCAAGGACACCTATAATTCCGGTGAAAAAGAAATTCGTAATACCCATATCAATATTGGTACAGGTAAGGATCTTTCCATTCGCGAATTAGCCGAATCAATCAAAAATATGGTTGGTTTTGAAGGTTCTTTAAATTTTAATGCTGATAAACCTGATGGCACAATGAAGAAATTGACAGATGTCTCTAAGCTTCATGGTCTAGGATGGAAACATAGTATTGACCTTAAAGAGGGTATAGAAAAGATGTACAGTTGGTATCGTTCAAAATAA
- a CDS encoding sialate O-acetylesterase, translating to MKSKFFIVAFLLTLACQPLWAQIELPNIFSNNMVLQRNEKVLLWGWGNTGEEVTVITSWDNKEYRVKTTIDAKWNLEVDTPEAGGPYEINFKGNDNEIVLKNIMIGEVWLASGQSNMQWSATTDKGIDNAEEEIKNANYPTIRFFTIARRTSGFPQENVPGTWEVCAPETMKDFSAVAYFFARRLQGELNVPIGLIDNAWGGSPAEVWTPKSVFDENEDLKKSAESLEETPWSPVSPSQLYNGMVHAITPFKIAGTIWYQGESNRDRSDVYGKLFSEMVDSWRDAWNTDFPFYYVQIAPFNYKEPEQGVLIRDAQRRILKTIPNSGMVVVSDIATIDNIHPTNKQDVGLRLANLALKETYESYDGEVYGPLFKEIHPQGKKIEVVFDHSAGLMSKGKKVTHFEVAGPDGAYHPAKAIIKNDKVILSSKEVKEPLNVRFAWDNIAEPNLFNAAGLPASAFVSE from the coding sequence ATGAAATCTAAATTTTTTATTGTTGCTTTTTTACTGACACTGGCTTGCCAACCTTTATGGGCGCAGATTGAACTTCCCAACATATTCTCGAACAATATGGTATTGCAGCGAAATGAAAAAGTTTTGCTTTGGGGATGGGGAAATACAGGGGAGGAGGTTACCGTTATTACTAGTTGGGATAATAAAGAATATAGAGTAAAAACAACCATTGATGCCAAATGGAATCTTGAAGTAGATACACCCGAAGCTGGTGGTCCGTATGAAATTAATTTTAAGGGTAATGATAATGAGATAGTACTTAAAAATATTATGATTGGTGAGGTTTGGTTAGCTTCTGGCCAATCTAATATGCAGTGGAGTGCAACTACTGACAAAGGTATTGATAATGCGGAAGAGGAGATTAAAAATGCCAATTACCCTACCATTAGATTTTTTACAATTGCTAGACGTACTTCAGGTTTTCCTCAAGAGAATGTACCGGGTACTTGGGAAGTTTGTGCTCCTGAGACTATGAAAGATTTTAGTGCAGTTGCTTATTTTTTTGCAAGAAGGTTACAAGGGGAATTAAATGTTCCAATTGGACTTATTGATAATGCTTGGGGCGGTTCCCCAGCCGAAGTTTGGACACCTAAATCGGTTTTTGATGAAAATGAAGATTTAAAAAAGTCTGCCGAAAGTCTCGAAGAAACGCCATGGAGTCCTGTTTCTCCATCGCAGTTATACAACGGAATGGTACATGCTATCACTCCTTTTAAGATTGCGGGAACTATTTGGTACCAAGGGGAATCTAATAGAGATAGGTCTGATGTTTATGGCAAACTTTTTTCTGAAATGGTAGATTCTTGGCGGGACGCGTGGAATACCGATTTTCCATTTTATTATGTTCAAATTGCTCCATTTAACTATAAAGAACCAGAGCAAGGGGTCTTGATTAGAGATGCTCAGAGGCGTATTCTGAAAACGATACCAAATTCTGGTATGGTAGTCGTAAGTGATATTGCCACTATAGATAATATTCATCCAACCAATAAACAGGATGTAGGTCTGCGCCTTGCTAATTTGGCCTTAAAAGAAACCTATGAAAGTTATGATGGAGAGGTTTACGGTCCGCTTTTTAAGGAGATTCATCCGCAAGGAAAAAAGATTGAAGTGGTTTTTGACCATTCAGCCGGACTAATGTCTAAAGGAAAAAAAGTCACCCATTTTGAAGTTGCTGGTCCTGATGGGGCATACCACCCCGCGAAAGCAATAATTAAGAACGATAAGGTTATTTTGTCTTCAAAAGAAGTTAAGGAGCCTTTAAATGTCCGTTTTGCGTGGGACAATATTGCAGAGCCCAATCTTTTTAATGCTGCCGGCTTACCTGCCTCGGCATTTGTAAGTGAGTAA
- a CDS encoding Gfo/Idh/MocA family protein — protein sequence MAQKKELRIGLIGTGLMARTHTNGYKRSGDFFPELEYRPVLKTVCARTEEKVKAFAEQWGFESYETDWKAVIARDDIDAVDICTPNDMHANIAIAAAEAGKMVLCEKPLARSVAEAQPMVDAIKKAGVANTVFYNYRRIPAVTLIKQIVDSGKLGKIFHYRANFLQDWTINPELPQGGEALWRLDAEAAGSGVTGDLLAHCIDSAMWLNGAIKDVSAVTETFIKERVHQGTGEVQKVTIDDACIFHCHFENGALGLFEATRYARGHKALNTLEINGEHASLRWDLHDMNYLEMYDHADDAIVRGWKRILITDSDQPYMDKWWIPGTSIGYEHSFVHQVADFLKSLETGEPCEPSFENALMTQKVCEAVINSANSKSWKDTGLV from the coding sequence ATGGCACAAAAAAAAGAACTCCGTATAGGATTGATAGGAACTGGTTTAATGGCGAGGACGCACACAAATGGCTACAAGCGTAGCGGTGATTTTTTCCCTGAACTTGAATATCGCCCGGTCTTAAAAACGGTGTGTGCCAGGACAGAGGAAAAAGTGAAGGCTTTTGCTGAGCAATGGGGTTTTGAATCTTATGAAACAGATTGGAAAGCAGTTATTGCCAGAGACGATATTGATGCCGTTGATATCTGTACTCCTAATGATATGCATGCCAATATTGCAATTGCCGCAGCAGAAGCAGGTAAAATGGTACTATGTGAAAAACCATTGGCACGCTCTGTAGCAGAAGCGCAACCTATGGTGGATGCTATTAAAAAAGCAGGTGTTGCCAACACCGTATTTTATAATTACCGTCGTATTCCAGCTGTAACACTAATCAAGCAAATTGTAGATTCGGGTAAGTTGGGCAAGATATTCCATTACAGGGCCAACTTTTTACAAGATTGGACCATCAATCCTGAATTACCACAAGGCGGTGAAGCTTTATGGCGTTTGGATGCCGAAGCAGCAGGCTCTGGGGTAACGGGAGATCTTTTGGCACACTGTATTGATAGTGCCATGTGGCTGAATGGTGCAATAAAAGATGTGTCTGCAGTTACTGAGACTTTTATTAAGGAACGCGTACACCAAGGAACTGGGGAAGTTCAAAAAGTGACCATAGATGACGCATGTATTTTTCATTGTCACTTTGAGAACGGAGCTTTAGGTCTTTTTGAGGCTACTCGTTATGCTCGTGGTCATAAAGCTTTGAATACGCTGGAGATAAACGGAGAACATGCTTCGCTGAGGTGGGATTTGCATGATATGAACTATCTTGAAATGTATGACCATGCAGATGATGCTATAGTTAGAGGATGGAAGAGAATACTAATTACAGACAGTGATCAACCTTATATGGATAAGTGGTGGATTCCAGGTACGTCTATCGGGTACGAGCATTCTTTTGTACATCAAGTAGCCGATTTTCTAAAAAGTTTGGAAACAGGAGAGCCTTGCGAGCCTAGTTTTGAAAATGCTCTAATGACTCAAAAAGTTTGCGAAGCAGTAATTAACTCGGCCAATTCTAAAAGCTGGAAAGACACTGGATTAGTTTAG
- a CDS encoding alpha/beta fold hydrolase, whose product MSFVTVNGVQLYYEIRGEGKPLLLIMGITAASAVWEKHVSHWEKEYQCILFDNRGVGLSDKPEGPYTTAEMADDSAALLEALSIPNAAVVGVSMGGAIALEMAIRHPEKVSAMVAMCPWASCDRKGEAIFRHITHIKAHLRPEQFANFMQLLIFDKPTFDDDAEYEGLVSGQKGAALEAIQQPLHGLEAQAEACINHNVVAQLSQIKSPTLVIGGKQDMFVPEWMVREVSDGISNSELHLYDNAGHAFHWEKLDDFNPRVLNWLKANY is encoded by the coding sequence ATGTCATTTGTTACAGTTAACGGAGTTCAGTTATATTATGAAATAAGAGGAGAAGGTAAACCCTTACTCTTGATTATGGGAATTACAGCTGCATCGGCAGTTTGGGAAAAGCACGTGTCTCATTGGGAAAAAGAATACCAATGTATTCTTTTTGATAACCGTGGGGTAGGATTGTCCGATAAGCCGGAAGGACCTTATACTACGGCTGAAATGGCCGATGATAGTGCAGCACTTTTAGAAGCTTTGAGCATACCTAATGCTGCCGTTGTTGGTGTCTCTATGGGTGGAGCAATAGCTTTAGAGATGGCGATAAGACATCCTGAAAAGGTTTCAGCTATGGTGGCAATGTGCCCTTGGGCAAGTTGCGATAGAAAAGGAGAAGCTATTTTTAGGCATATAACGCATATAAAAGCACATTTAAGACCGGAGCAGTTCGCGAATTTCATGCAGTTGTTAATTTTTGACAAGCCTACTTTTGATGATGATGCTGAATATGAAGGATTGGTAAGCGGGCAAAAAGGAGCAGCTCTAGAAGCTATACAACAACCCTTACATGGATTGGAAGCTCAGGCGGAAGCCTGTATCAACCACAATGTGGTAGCACAATTATCACAAATAAAATCGCCTACACTTGTAATAGGAGGTAAGCAAGATATGTTCGTGCCAGAATGGATGGTACGTGAGGTGTCCGATGGGATTTCCAATAGTGAACTTCATCTTTATGATAATGCAGGTCATGCTTTCCATTGGGAAAAATTGGATGATTTCAATCCAAGAGTATTGAACTGGTTAAAAGCCAACTATTAA
- a CDS encoding sugar phosphate isomerase/epimerase family protein, with product MKDNAFPKLHNASWPGIVGKGPDSEPPISFDQMLDMTANAEVNGIKFDGIDIGLFDPHVDIHSSDDDIKRLADKVAGRNLNIGTLVAPIWGGPTLGSDEDRKTFVAMVQRACHFGKIFREHGVRQYGVIRIDSASSPEEWAKDPVNNTKLIAKTFREACDVAADYDEKLAAEGEICWGGMHSWKAMVETLEAVDRPNIGFQADMSHTLLYLLGYNAPEDRILPKDFDWSDRKALEAGLKTVTDALRPWTIDFHVAQNDGTAHGTGSHDKTGRHCLATDPNGKLDVANDAGFWLRDGDGKLTKAVKHICWDGCMFDNDVMLKQQTWNDILATLIKVRELHGWS from the coding sequence ATGAAAGACAACGCTTTTCCAAAACTCCACAATGCCTCATGGCCTGGTATCGTAGGTAAAGGACCAGATTCAGAACCGCCTATTTCATTTGACCAGATGCTTGATATGACTGCAAATGCAGAAGTGAACGGTATTAAGTTTGACGGAATAGATATTGGGCTATTTGATCCACATGTTGATATTCATAGTTCTGATGATGACATTAAAAGACTGGCGGATAAAGTCGCTGGTCGAAATTTGAACATTGGCACTTTGGTAGCACCTATTTGGGGCGGGCCCACCTTAGGTTCAGATGAGGATCGTAAGACCTTTGTTGCTATGGTGCAAAGAGCATGTCATTTTGGTAAGATTTTCCGAGAGCATGGCGTAAGACAATATGGGGTAATTAGAATTGATTCTGCTTCAAGTCCAGAAGAATGGGCTAAAGATCCAGTAAATAATACCAAGTTGATAGCTAAAACGTTTCGTGAGGCTTGCGATGTAGCTGCCGATTATGATGAAAAATTAGCTGCAGAAGGAGAAATATGTTGGGGAGGGATGCATAGTTGGAAGGCTATGGTAGAAACCTTGGAAGCTGTTGATAGACCAAATATAGGTTTTCAAGCAGATATGTCTCATACATTACTTTACCTATTGGGGTATAACGCGCCAGAGGATAGAATTCTGCCTAAGGATTTTGATTGGTCGGATAGAAAAGCCTTGGAAGCTGGATTGAAAACAGTTACAGATGCATTAAGACCTTGGACTATAGATTTTCATGTTGCCCAGAATGATGGTACAGCTCATGGAACTGGATCGCATGATAAAACGGGCCGTCACTGCTTGGCCACTGATCCTAATGGCAAATTAGATGTTGCCAACGATGCCGGATTCTGGTTAAGAGATGGAGATGGAAAATTGACAAAAGCTGTTAAGCATATTTGTTGGGATGGTTGCATGTTTGATAATGATGTGATGCTGAAACAACAGACTTGGAATGATATTTTGGCAACCCTTATCAAGGTTCGCGAATTACATGGATGGAGTTAA
- a CDS encoding class I mannose-6-phosphate isomerase has protein sequence MANSSAKKALEQGQGILRLAPTWVPRSFCVPGRRIKLHPDDYYVLGGERGGIDERWFSSTTPAENGPLTGKNEGLSPVVLEEDGKEIQILLKDVIDELKGEIIGDRLWDEYQSWPMYSKFFDNMGPLPHHIHHNDEHAAKIGQKGKPEAYYFPPQVNNHGGDFPYTFFGITPGTTKDEIKECLKNFTKGDNKITNFSSAFRLEPGTGWDVPPGMLHAPGSMCTYEPQKASDVFAMYQSLVNEAIIPEVLLWNGTPEDRMGDFDQLMEVIDWELNTDPNMLETRFMRPVPVKPLEKMEAEGYVDKWICYRSDAFSAKELTVLPGQTVNIKDNACYGMIMMQGHGKMGVWDIETPSLIRYGQLTNDEYFVTEKAAKEGVTIVNHSKTDPIVMLKHFGPKNPDLKL, from the coding sequence ATGGCAAATTCATCAGCTAAAAAAGCATTGGAGCAGGGGCAAGGAATTTTACGTTTGGCGCCAACATGGGTACCACGTTCTTTTTGTGTTCCGGGTAGAAGAATAAAATTGCACCCAGACGATTATTACGTTTTGGGTGGAGAACGTGGCGGTATAGATGAACGTTGGTTTTCATCAACTACTCCCGCTGAAAATGGTCCGTTGACGGGAAAGAATGAAGGTTTAAGTCCAGTTGTTCTAGAAGAAGACGGTAAAGAAATACAGATTCTTTTAAAAGATGTTATTGATGAATTGAAAGGTGAAATTATTGGTGACCGTCTTTGGGACGAGTATCAAAGTTGGCCTATGTATTCCAAGTTTTTTGATAACATGGGGCCGTTGCCACATCACATTCACCATAATGACGAGCATGCAGCTAAAATTGGTCAAAAAGGAAAACCGGAAGCGTATTATTTCCCACCTCAGGTAAACAATCATGGAGGCGATTTTCCATATACTTTCTTTGGAATAACGCCTGGGACTACCAAAGACGAAATAAAAGAATGTCTAAAGAATTTTACAAAAGGAGATAATAAGATTACTAACTTTTCATCAGCTTTTAGATTGGAGCCGGGAACTGGTTGGGATGTACCACCAGGAATGCTTCATGCACCAGGTAGTATGTGTACCTATGAACCACAAAAAGCATCAGATGTTTTTGCTATGTACCAGTCTTTGGTGAACGAAGCTATTATTCCAGAAGTACTATTATGGAACGGAACCCCAGAAGATAGAATGGGCGATTTTGACCAGCTTATGGAGGTAATAGATTGGGAGTTGAATACGGATCCGAATATGTTGGAAACACGTTTTATGAGACCTGTTCCCGTAAAACCGCTTGAAAAAATGGAAGCAGAAGGGTATGTTGATAAATGGATATGTTATCGCTCCGATGCCTTTAGTGCTAAAGAATTAACTGTATTGCCAGGGCAAACGGTAAACATAAAAGATAATGCCTGTTACGGAATGATCATGATGCAAGGGCATGGTAAGATGGGTGTTTGGGATATTGAAACACCATCCCTTATTAGATACGGACAATTAACCAATGATGAATATTTTGTGACTGAGAAAGCTGCAAAAGAAGGTGTTACTATTGTAAATCATAGTAAAACTGACCCTATTGTAATGCTAAAACACTTTGGACCTAAAAATCCTGACCTTAAATTATAA
- a CDS encoding Gfo/Idh/MocA family protein gives MHKKISSITRRNFIKGTSSLMALSTFGAYGLDFTNREKPLRVGLIGTGWYGKSDLFRLIQVANVEVVSLCDVDQHMLEEAGKLIALRQKSKKKPRLYADYKKMLAEKDLDIVLVGSPDHWHALQGIDVLKSGAHLYLQKPISVDVMEGEALVAASNKYGKVVQVGTQRKSTPHLVEAKKNIVDGGLLGKISHVEICCYYHMRANGNPSVQEVPDFFNYDMWTGPAPLRPFDGLPHRGWWRAFMEYGNGIMGDMCVHMLDTVRWMLDLGWPKRISSTGGIYVQKDAKSNIADTQTAIFEFDELDCVWNHRSWGTSSDPEYPWSFKLYGEKGTLSGDVMKYDFVPIGKGEKIHGDVIYEREKYPEDLTEKGIELHAAPATRAHMLDFLSAIENGTQPIANIQQAHISTASCILANMAMKLERPLVYDQKQMIVVNDPEATKLLQRSYREGWEHPLPGMFK, from the coding sequence ATGCACAAAAAAATTAGCTCTATAACCAGAAGAAATTTCATTAAAGGGACCTCTAGTCTCATGGCGTTATCCACATTTGGAGCGTACGGCCTAGACTTTACAAATAGAGAAAAACCATTACGTGTAGGACTGATAGGAACGGGATGGTACGGTAAAAGTGACCTTTTTAGGCTTATCCAAGTAGCTAATGTTGAAGTAGTTTCCCTATGCGACGTAGATCAGCATATGTTAGAGGAAGCAGGGAAGCTAATCGCACTAAGGCAAAAATCAAAAAAAAAGCCCCGTCTCTACGCCGACTATAAAAAGATGCTTGCCGAAAAAGATTTGGATATCGTATTAGTAGGAAGCCCAGACCATTGGCATGCGCTACAAGGCATAGATGTATTGAAATCCGGAGCTCACCTCTATCTTCAAAAACCTATAAGTGTAGATGTTATGGAGGGAGAAGCTTTAGTCGCAGCTTCAAACAAATATGGAAAGGTGGTTCAAGTAGGTACTCAAAGAAAGAGTACACCTCATTTAGTAGAGGCTAAAAAGAATATCGTAGATGGCGGTTTATTAGGCAAAATCTCTCATGTAGAAATTTGTTGCTATTATCATATGCGAGCCAACGGTAACCCTTCTGTTCAAGAAGTGCCCGATTTCTTCAATTATGATATGTGGACAGGCCCTGCCCCATTAAGACCATTTGACGGATTACCTCATAGAGGTTGGTGGCGTGCTTTTATGGAATATGGAAACGGAATAATGGGAGATATGTGCGTTCATATGTTAGATACAGTGCGATGGATGCTGGATTTAGGATGGCCGAAGAGAATAAGTTCTACAGGCGGTATTTATGTTCAAAAAGATGCGAAATCCAACATTGCCGATACACAAACTGCCATTTTTGAATTTGATGAATTAGATTGCGTTTGGAACCACAGGTCCTGGGGAACATCCTCTGACCCAGAATATCCATGGTCCTTTAAACTCTATGGAGAAAAGGGAACACTTTCTGGAGATGTTATGAAATATGATTTTGTTCCAATAGGCAAAGGCGAAAAAATTCACGGAGATGTTATCTACGAAAGAGAAAAATACCCAGAAGATTTAACCGAAAAAGGTATTGAACTTCATGCCGCCCCTGCAACAAGAGCTCACATGTTAGATTTTTTATCGGCCATAGAAAATGGAACGCAACCAATAGCTAACATTCAACAAGCACATATATCCACTGCCAGTTGTATACTTGCCAATATGGCAATGAAACTTGAAAGGCCTTTAGTCTACGACCAAAAACAAATGATAGTAGTGAATGACCCTGAAGCCACCAAATTGCTACAACGCAGTTATAGAGAAGGCTGGGAACATCCTCTTCCGGGGATGTTTAAATAA
- a CDS encoding sugar phosphate isomerase/epimerase family protein → MSKIKIGCETYTWAMSGEKYKNNLNHIIEVTSKAGFKGIEPDTGFMNGFANPKVFKETLDKNNIELSVLCHVEDWRNPKETDAEKRNADQWIEFMKYFPEAILLLVQMPGQNREHLQERQKNLLTCVNEIATRAAGEGVVCSYHPNSPMGSIYRTEEDYKILLNGLDSKVVKYTPDVGHMAKGGMDPLPIIKQYRELVNCVHYKDMYDNGKWAAMGDGIIDFKGITSYLKETDFEGWIIVEDECDAAITDPDGITLKDGIYIEEVLRPLI, encoded by the coding sequence ATGTCAAAAATAAAAATTGGTTGCGAGACCTATACTTGGGCAATGTCCGGGGAAAAATATAAAAATAATTTAAACCATATAATAGAGGTAACCTCAAAAGCAGGATTCAAAGGTATTGAGCCTGATACAGGTTTTATGAACGGGTTTGCAAATCCAAAAGTTTTTAAAGAAACTTTAGATAAAAATAATATTGAATTGTCTGTTCTATGTCATGTTGAAGATTGGAGAAATCCAAAGGAAACCGATGCGGAGAAAAGAAATGCGGATCAGTGGATCGAGTTCATGAAGTATTTTCCAGAAGCCATACTGTTGCTAGTACAAATGCCTGGACAAAATCGTGAGCATCTACAAGAGCGGCAAAAGAATTTGTTGACTTGTGTAAATGAAATTGCGACCAGAGCGGCCGGGGAAGGCGTGGTATGCTCTTATCACCCAAACTCTCCAATGGGTTCTATCTATAGGACAGAAGAGGATTATAAAATTTTGTTGAACGGTCTGGATAGTAAGGTGGTTAAATACACACCAGATGTGGGGCATATGGCCAAAGGCGGTATGGACCCTTTACCTATTATAAAGCAGTATCGTGAACTGGTTAATTGTGTACATTATAAAGATATGTACGATAACGGTAAATGGGCTGCAATGGGTGATGGTATTATTGATTTTAAAGGAATAACATCTTATTTAAAGGAAACCGATTTTGAAGGATGGATAATTGTAGAGGACGAATGTGATGCTGCAATTACAGATCCAGATGGGATTACTTTAAAAGATGGTATTTACATAGAAGAGGTCTTAAGGCCTTTGATATAA